A genomic stretch from Sulfoacidibacillus ferrooxidans includes:
- the preA gene encoding NAD-dependent dihydropyrimidine dehydrogenase subunit PreA: MVDLSVNMAGIHSPNPFWLASAPPTNSGYQVMRAFEAGWGGAVWKTLGDPIVNVTSRFGALHLGRQRMVGINNIELITDRPLEVNLKEIREVKRTFPKHALIASLMMECNRNRWHELVKQVQDVGVDGFELNFGCPHGMSERGMGAAVGQDPELVAMITEWVTEVAEVPVIVKLTPNITDIRYTARAAVQGGAHAVSMINTINSLIGVDIETGLTIPHVNGKGAHGGYCGPAVKPIALSMVAECARDPTVSVPISGIGGIATWQDVVEFMLMGATTTQVCTAAMHHGFRIVEDLIDGLTRYLDRKGISSAMDLVGRSVPLFTDWGALDINHKVVARIDQSRCIHCNKCYIACEDAAHQCIDRKIDDAGVTQLMVDEAECVGCNLCSMVCPVEECIAMVPHEKEEITWGR, translated from the coding sequence ATGGTTGATTTATCCGTGAATATGGCTGGGATTCATAGTCCCAATCCATTTTGGCTTGCATCAGCCCCACCTACTAACAGCGGATATCAGGTGATGCGTGCGTTTGAAGCAGGATGGGGCGGTGCCGTATGGAAAACGCTTGGCGATCCGATCGTCAATGTCACCTCTCGTTTTGGAGCTTTACATCTTGGCAGACAGAGAATGGTGGGGATAAACAATATCGAATTAATCACAGATCGACCGCTTGAAGTCAATCTAAAAGAAATACGAGAAGTAAAGCGAACTTTCCCTAAACACGCTTTAATTGCATCTCTCATGATGGAATGCAATCGAAACCGCTGGCATGAACTGGTGAAACAGGTTCAAGACGTCGGAGTGGATGGATTTGAATTAAATTTCGGGTGTCCTCACGGCATGTCTGAGCGTGGAATGGGCGCAGCTGTTGGTCAGGACCCAGAACTTGTGGCGATGATCACTGAGTGGGTGACAGAAGTTGCGGAAGTCCCAGTCATTGTAAAACTCACGCCAAATATTACTGACATTCGGTATACAGCTCGTGCTGCAGTGCAAGGTGGGGCACATGCGGTGAGCATGATTAACACGATCAATAGTTTGATCGGAGTAGATATCGAGACGGGATTGACCATTCCTCATGTCAATGGCAAAGGTGCACATGGTGGTTATTGCGGGCCTGCTGTAAAACCGATTGCACTCAGTATGGTAGCTGAATGTGCACGAGATCCCACTGTTAGCGTTCCGATTTCTGGAATTGGAGGCATTGCCACATGGCAAGACGTGGTCGAATTTATGCTGATGGGGGCAACGACGACTCAAGTATGTACAGCAGCGATGCATCATGGATTTCGCATTGTGGAGGACTTAATCGATGGGCTAACGCGGTATTTAGATCGAAAGGGAATCTCCTCTGCTATGGATCTTGTAGGTCGATCTGTTCCTTTATTTACAGACTGGGGTGCACTGGATATTAACCATAAAGTGGTAGCGCGCATTGATCAATCACGCTGTATTCACTGTAATAAATGCTATATCGCCTGCGAAGATGCGGCACATCAATGTATTGATCGCAAAATTGACGATGCTGGTGTGACACAACTTATGGTCGATGAAGCAGAGTGTGTAGGGTGCAATTTGTGCTCCATGGTATGTCCAGTTGAAGAGTGTATAGCGATGGTACCACATGAAAAGGAGGAAATCACATGGGGACGTTGA
- a CDS encoding NAD(P)-dependent oxidoreductase, translating into MKRLQDIQDGHSQLHDLVYDELTQMHMMREATRCLYCYDAPCITACPTHIDIPSFIRKIATNNVIGSAQVIMSANPLGASCARVCPTDDLCEGACVLGKEDSPIEIGNLQRYATDELRLHDHVELFHAGPSTGHRVAIIGGGPAGLSAARELAVLGHEVTIYDAHDLLGGLCTYGIVPFRLPLDVAMWEVEQVLRLGVKTCLNTRVGEDIDVKEILAQYSAVVLAFGLGKVPMLGIQGEELDGVYDAIDMIEQVKMGQWKQTIGPRVAIIGAGNTAIDAATCARRLGAKQVTIYYRKTENEMTAYPFEYEFAKQEGIEFRWQCVPNRLMGDDGHVSHMELLHTQIHVDEGGRIKAVSQEGTEWIEPVDQVIRAIGQEKITELIKLFDVETHENVVKVNENYCTNRKNIYAIGDLIFAKGMKGEAMVVEAAWQGKKAAQSIDHYLRYVVQEQPYSMGGENHG; encoded by the coding sequence ATGAAACGGTTGCAAGATATACAGGATGGTCATTCCCAGTTACATGACCTTGTGTATGATGAACTGACACAGATGCACATGATGCGAGAGGCTACTCGCTGCCTGTACTGTTATGATGCACCATGCATAACGGCATGCCCAACTCATATCGACATCCCTTCTTTTATTAGAAAAATAGCAACCAATAATGTCATTGGAAGTGCTCAGGTCATCATGTCTGCCAATCCCCTGGGCGCTAGTTGCGCACGCGTGTGCCCAACTGATGATTTATGTGAAGGTGCCTGTGTGTTAGGCAAAGAAGATTCCCCTATTGAAATTGGCAACTTGCAACGCTATGCGACAGATGAACTCCGGTTGCATGATCACGTAGAACTTTTTCACGCTGGCCCATCTACTGGACATCGAGTGGCGATCATTGGTGGGGGACCTGCAGGATTATCTGCTGCTCGTGAACTTGCAGTACTAGGACATGAAGTGACCATCTATGATGCACACGACCTGTTAGGTGGATTGTGTACGTATGGCATCGTTCCTTTTCGACTGCCACTCGATGTCGCCATGTGGGAAGTTGAACAGGTTTTACGATTAGGCGTGAAGACTTGCTTGAACACTCGTGTTGGGGAAGATATTGATGTCAAGGAGATTCTCGCGCAGTATTCTGCAGTAGTGTTAGCATTTGGTTTAGGCAAAGTACCCATGCTCGGTATACAGGGAGAAGAACTTGACGGTGTCTACGATGCCATTGATATGATTGAACAAGTGAAAATGGGACAGTGGAAACAAACAATAGGTCCGCGTGTAGCAATTATCGGCGCAGGAAATACGGCCATCGATGCGGCAACTTGCGCACGTAGACTTGGTGCAAAACAAGTGACAATTTATTATCGTAAAACGGAAAATGAGATGACTGCTTATCCGTTCGAATACGAATTTGCCAAACAAGAGGGAATCGAATTTAGATGGCAATGCGTCCCTAATCGATTGATGGGTGATGATGGCCATGTGAGTCACATGGAATTATTACACACACAAATTCATGTAGATGAGGGTGGCAGAATCAAAGCTGTTTCACAAGAAGGAACAGAGTGGATTGAACCAGTTGATCAAGTCATACGCGCTATTGGACAAGAAAAAATAACAGAATTAATAAAATTATTTGATGTTGAAACGCATGAGAATGTTGTCAAAGTGAATGAAAATTACTGCACGAACCGAAAAAATATTTATGCAATAGGGGATCTCATTTTTGCAAAAGGAATGAAAGGCGAAGCCATGGTAGTAGAAGCTGCGTGGCAAGGAAAGAAGGCGGCACAAAGTATCGATCACTATCTCCGTTATGTAGTTCAAGAACAACCATACTCAATGGGAGGTGAAAATCATGGTTGA
- a CDS encoding NCS1 family nucleobase:cation symporter-1, with protein MATQINDAGIVTLTDAAMGQLAHNESLWNEDLRPCTRDEHTWGGNRFVALWVGMSICLPTYSLASGMIALGMNWWESVLTILIGSIIVLIPILLVSHAGTKFGIPYPVFARLWFGSRGAHIPALARAIIAAGWFGINSWFGGQALDAILSRLVGGWDAISFHLALSFLIFWAINVLIAMRGPQAIGRLASIAAPTLVVAAIALFIWALTRVGGIVPMLSVSSTVKGFHFWAAFYPSVIGVIAFWATMALNIPDYTRYAMTQKGQTKGQIFSMPLTMALFSFIGIAVTSATVLLYGQAIWDPVMLIVKFPTISVIIAGLIVILSSVTINVGANVMAPARAFENLWPRRITFSLGAIITGILALGMQPWYVLSAFSNYIFVWLGTYGALLGPFDGIAIADYWLVRSKKLDLAQLYTENGRYDYSRGINLRAVYALLIGWAISVLGLVVPALSFLWSGGWFFGLLAGLISYWLLMKNDPTVLTDAEYNQITEEKIS; from the coding sequence ATGGCCACTCAGATCAATGATGCTGGCATTGTCACGTTAACCGATGCTGCCATGGGCCAATTAGCGCACAATGAAAGCCTGTGGAATGAAGACTTGCGCCCTTGTACGAGGGATGAGCATACGTGGGGAGGCAATCGATTTGTAGCTCTTTGGGTAGGTATGTCTATTTGTTTGCCAACGTATTCCTTGGCAAGTGGCATGATTGCGCTAGGGATGAATTGGTGGGAATCTGTACTGACCATCCTGATTGGCAGCATCATTGTGCTCATTCCCATTTTGCTAGTCTCTCATGCAGGAACAAAGTTTGGTATTCCTTATCCTGTGTTTGCAAGGTTGTGGTTTGGGAGTCGCGGCGCACACATTCCAGCGCTTGCACGAGCAATCATTGCAGCTGGATGGTTCGGTATTAACTCGTGGTTTGGCGGTCAAGCTCTCGATGCCATTTTAAGTCGCCTGGTCGGTGGATGGGATGCCATTAGCTTTCATCTTGCTCTCTCTTTTCTGATTTTTTGGGCCATCAATGTACTCATTGCGATGCGCGGACCGCAGGCTATTGGAAGGCTCGCCAGTATTGCTGCACCAACGCTTGTCGTGGCTGCTATTGCATTGTTCATTTGGGCGCTTACTCGAGTCGGTGGGATTGTTCCAATGCTATCTGTCTCATCCACAGTCAAAGGCTTTCACTTTTGGGCCGCATTTTATCCTTCTGTGATTGGCGTCATAGCATTTTGGGCGACAATGGCTCTCAATATTCCAGATTATACTCGCTATGCTATGACGCAAAAAGGTCAGACAAAAGGGCAAATTTTTTCTATGCCACTAACCATGGCATTATTCTCCTTTATCGGTATTGCAGTGACTTCAGCAACAGTGCTGCTATATGGGCAAGCGATTTGGGATCCAGTCATGTTAATCGTTAAATTCCCAACTATTTCCGTGATAATTGCAGGGCTCATTGTGATTCTTTCGTCTGTGACCATTAACGTTGGAGCTAATGTGATGGCTCCTGCGCGCGCTTTTGAGAATCTGTGGCCACGACGGATCACCTTTAGCCTAGGTGCTATCATTACAGGCATTTTAGCACTTGGCATGCAACCATGGTATGTGCTTTCTGCTTTTAGCAATTATATTTTCGTTTGGTTAGGTACCTATGGAGCGCTACTTGGACCATTTGATGGCATTGCCATTGCAGACTACTGGTTAGTGCGTTCAAAAAAATTAGATCTAGCGCAACTCTACACTGAAAATGGACGGTATGATTACTCGCGGGGTATTAATTTACGAGCCGTTTATGCTTTACTGATTGGTTGGGCGATATCCGTTCTTGGATTAGTGGTGCCAGCACTGTCCTTCCTTTGGAGTGGTGGGTGGTTTTTTGGACTCTTAGCAGGACTCATATCGTATTGGTTGCTCATGAAAAATGATCCAACTGTACTCACTGATGCGGAGTACAATCAAATTACTGAAGAAAAAATCTCTTAG
- a CDS encoding molybdopterin-dependent oxidoreductase: MATKQWFKHGKWPRFFVGLHYYTIVSFILLLITGIALFLPAIHTVLIPYLRFIYAVHITLGLIFAASLLMPFIKRLPYGKKISLFDWLMPTVLGTAIVLTGILLFGVDVFPDAWRGPAFTWHGYFSILLSVWIVAHAFYKAIGSRFPTSRTAKIDPSRRDFLKWIGAGILGTTLVTILDPFTMLQRLWQPANSSSDLANSIQFPEYYTVTGTYPQMDLSHYRLTVDGKVQSQLLLSYHQLSSLTQEQEVVNFQCVTGWSVPNVRWKGIHIKTLLQLAKAHETVKYIHFYSFDGVYTECLSLDEALSHEVILATHLNNQPLLREAGFPLRLIVPTMYGYKSIKWLSRISFSDVPITGYWEQRGYPTQAFLT, encoded by the coding sequence ATGGCAACCAAACAGTGGTTTAAACATGGAAAATGGCCGCGTTTTTTCGTTGGGCTACACTACTATACGATTGTTTCCTTTATTTTGCTCCTAATTACAGGTATAGCACTGTTTCTACCTGCCATTCACACCGTGCTCATTCCCTATCTGCGCTTCATTTACGCCGTGCATATTACGCTTGGCTTGATTTTTGCCGCAAGTTTGTTGATGCCATTTATCAAAAGACTCCCCTATGGCAAAAAAATTTCTTTATTTGATTGGCTAATGCCGACCGTTCTTGGTACTGCAATTGTACTTACAGGTATTTTGCTTTTTGGTGTGGATGTTTTTCCTGATGCGTGGCGCGGACCTGCATTTACTTGGCATGGCTATTTTTCTATTCTTCTTAGCGTATGGATCGTCGCTCATGCCTTCTATAAAGCAATTGGCAGTCGGTTTCCCACTTCTCGTACAGCGAAGATCGATCCAAGTCGCCGTGATTTTTTGAAGTGGATTGGAGCAGGCATTCTTGGCACGACTCTCGTAACTATACTTGATCCGTTCACTATGTTACAGCGACTATGGCAACCAGCTAACTCATCAAGTGATCTTGCAAATTCTATTCAATTTCCAGAATATTATACCGTCACAGGTACGTATCCACAGATGGACTTATCCCATTACCGACTTACAGTGGATGGCAAAGTACAATCGCAGCTACTGTTGTCTTATCATCAACTTTCATCATTGACGCAGGAACAAGAAGTTGTCAATTTTCAGTGTGTTACAGGTTGGAGCGTACCCAATGTGCGGTGGAAAGGTATTCACATCAAAACACTGTTGCAACTAGCGAAGGCCCATGAAACAGTGAAATATATCCATTTTTATTCATTTGATGGAGTATACACAGAGTGCTTATCATTAGACGAGGCTCTTTCCCATGAGGTGATACTGGCGACTCACTTAAATAACCAGCCTCTTTTAAGAGAAGCTGGCTTTCCACTTAGGCTGATTGTCCCTACCATGTACGGATATAAGTCTATTAAGTGGCTATCGCGTATTTCTTTTAGTGATGTGCCTATAACAGGGTATTGGGAGCAAAGAGGGTACCCAACACAAGCATTTTTAACCTAG
- the hydA gene encoding dihydropyrimidinase, translating to MGTLIQGGTVVTASDVVFADVLIEGREVIAIAKHIEEKGHQVVDATGCYLFPGGVDPHTHLDMPFGGTVTADDFRTGTKAAAFGGTTTVIDFALHSKGSTLRDALTTWHQKADGKAAIDYAFHVMVGDMRQEVMDEIPMIVEEEGVTSFKLFMAYKNNLQVDDETLFRVLRVAAKAGALVQVHAENGDVIEVLVNEALARGQVEPKYHALTRPPEAEGEATERAIRLAEIAGAPLYVVHVTCAQAADAISDARKRGLPIYGETCPQYLVCDVTDYDRPNFVGAKYVMSPPLRAKSNQAVLWGKLRNMELQSFGSDQCSFNLKGQKELGLHDFSKIPNGSPTIEDRMAILYHYGVIQGQLSLQKFVALTSTNPAKLFGLYPRKGTIAIGCDADIVVWDPSVERTISVETHHMNVDNSIFEGMRVTGIPKYVFLRGTLIVDGNTFVGEDGFGEFQRCERFSNVSL from the coding sequence ATGGGGACGTTGATACAAGGTGGGACTGTGGTTACTGCAAGCGATGTTGTGTTTGCAGATGTGCTCATCGAGGGTAGAGAAGTAATCGCTATTGCAAAACATATCGAAGAAAAAGGGCATCAAGTGGTGGATGCAACGGGGTGCTATTTATTCCCTGGTGGCGTTGATCCACATACGCATTTAGATATGCCGTTTGGTGGAACAGTGACTGCAGACGACTTTCGCACGGGTACTAAAGCCGCAGCTTTCGGTGGAACAACAACTGTCATCGATTTTGCACTGCATAGTAAAGGTTCGACATTGCGGGATGCACTAACGACCTGGCATCAAAAGGCAGATGGAAAGGCTGCTATCGATTACGCATTTCATGTCATGGTAGGTGATATGCGTCAGGAAGTAATGGATGAGATTCCGATGATCGTAGAAGAAGAAGGAGTCACCTCTTTCAAATTATTTATGGCATATAAAAATAATTTACAAGTGGATGATGAAACGTTGTTTCGCGTATTGCGAGTCGCTGCAAAGGCGGGTGCATTGGTTCAAGTACACGCCGAAAATGGCGATGTCATTGAAGTACTTGTCAATGAAGCACTGGCACGTGGTCAAGTGGAACCGAAGTATCATGCGCTGACCCGTCCACCAGAAGCAGAAGGTGAAGCGACTGAGCGGGCGATTCGCCTTGCAGAAATAGCAGGGGCTCCACTTTATGTTGTACATGTGACATGTGCACAAGCTGCAGATGCAATCAGTGATGCACGTAAGCGCGGACTACCGATCTATGGTGAAACGTGTCCTCAATATCTTGTATGCGATGTGACCGATTACGATCGTCCAAACTTTGTTGGAGCCAAATATGTAATGTCACCACCCTTGCGCGCAAAATCCAACCAAGCCGTGCTATGGGGAAAGTTGCGCAACATGGAGTTACAGTCATTTGGATCCGATCAGTGTTCATTTAACTTAAAAGGACAAAAAGAACTTGGACTGCATGATTTTTCTAAAATCCCAAATGGATCACCTACCATCGAGGATCGCATGGCTATTTTATATCACTACGGGGTCATACAAGGGCAACTTAGCTTGCAAAAATTTGTAGCATTGACATCAACAAACCCAGCAAAGTTATTTGGATTATATCCTAGGAAAGGGACGATTGCCATTGGGTGTGATGCAGATATTGTCGTGTGGGATCCAAGCGTAGAGCGCACGATTTCTGTAGAGACCCATCACATGAATGTTGATAATAGCATTTTTGAAGGAATGCGTGTAACAGGTATTCCTAAGTATGTTTTTTTACGTGGTACTTTAATTGTGGATGGCAATACCTTTGTTGGTGAAGATGGGTTCGGAGAATTCCAGCGTTGTGAACGATTTTCTAACGTTTCCTTGTGA
- a CDS encoding nitrilase-related carbon-nitrogen hydrolase has protein sequence MNGKVTIGLIQAHHETDGREPVAVHKQAAIEKHEVMIRDAAKQGAQIICLQELFYGPYFCTEQDPKWYAATERIPDGPTTHFMQGLAKELGVVLIVPMYEEEIPGVYYNTAAVIDADGSYLGKYRKHHLPQVQAGPAGCGFWEKYYFKPGNMGYPVFDTAFAKIGVYICYDRHFPEGARLLGLNGAEIVFNPSATVAGLSEYLWKLEQPAHAVANGYYVAAINRVGLEAPWNMGEFYGQAYLVNPRGEFVAIGSRDRDEVIIGDMDRELIAQVRNTWQFYRDRRPETYEDIARLL, from the coding sequence ATGAATGGAAAAGTAACAATCGGGTTGATTCAAGCGCACCATGAAACGGATGGACGGGAACCTGTAGCTGTTCATAAACAGGCAGCCATTGAAAAACACGAGGTCATGATTCGCGATGCTGCAAAGCAAGGCGCACAAATTATTTGCCTGCAGGAACTTTTCTACGGTCCATATTTTTGTACTGAGCAAGATCCGAAGTGGTATGCAGCTACTGAACGGATACCTGACGGTCCGACTACTCATTTCATGCAGGGTTTAGCTAAAGAACTAGGCGTTGTACTCATTGTACCCATGTATGAGGAAGAGATTCCTGGTGTGTATTACAACACCGCAGCTGTCATTGATGCAGACGGTAGTTATCTAGGTAAATATCGAAAGCATCATCTACCACAAGTGCAAGCAGGGCCAGCGGGATGTGGATTTTGGGAGAAATACTATTTTAAACCAGGAAATATGGGCTATCCGGTTTTTGATACGGCATTTGCTAAAATTGGAGTATACATTTGTTATGACCGACATTTTCCGGAAGGCGCTCGACTATTGGGTTTAAACGGAGCGGAAATTGTATTCAATCCGTCTGCTACAGTGGCAGGATTATCAGAGTATCTGTGGAAATTAGAACAACCAGCACATGCAGTGGCCAATGGATATTATGTAGCAGCCATTAATCGCGTCGGGTTGGAGGCACCGTGGAATATGGGCGAATTTTATGGTCAAGCCTACTTAGTTAATCCACGCGGCGAGTTTGTAGCTATCGGCAGTAGAGATCGCGATGAAGTCATTATTGGAGACATGGATCGCGAGTTAATTGCGCAAGTGCGCAATACTTGGCAATTTTATAGAGATCGCCGACCTGAGACATACGAAGACATTGCTCGTTTATTGTAA
- a CDS encoding PucR family transcriptional regulator, with protein MLHSLTIAQILQRPLFTSAKLVGGIQGVNRKVSWVHILYIENPRNFLHGGELILTTGNGFAQTNDVLTNYVEQLILAHAAGLCIELGPYIPHIPQSIIRLADQHDFPIIIFPNLVKFVDMTRDIHELIVQTHSSYSLKEYEMIQESRLVESLLRGEDVATYHPVSLHARPLTYGVLALSTDQSLELEHFDHMHELHAMIHSIFKKFFSHVILSIQKEHVIIIVDRHHHFQTWTNRIEQSCQLLAHDVEDSEWAQKKMLVGVGTFAASAYEITRSYTTALEALAIQRKLGRTNLLFYEQAGIYRYISKFTDNHLLLQMATTDLEAIEEYDRKNEANLLFTLKMYLDCDRSKQQTANALYIHRQTLYHRLEHVKQLLICDLEDPIQRLALHVAIYTREFHMM; from the coding sequence ATGCTCCATTCATTGACCATTGCTCAAATTTTACAACGCCCTCTGTTTACTAGCGCAAAACTAGTAGGGGGCATCCAAGGTGTGAATCGCAAAGTAAGTTGGGTGCACATCCTCTACATTGAGAACCCACGCAATTTTCTTCATGGCGGAGAACTTATCTTAACTACTGGAAATGGGTTTGCACAGACAAATGATGTACTCACAAATTACGTAGAGCAACTCATCTTAGCTCATGCGGCAGGTTTATGTATTGAGCTTGGACCGTACATTCCTCATATCCCTCAATCGATCATAAGGTTAGCAGATCAACATGATTTTCCAATTATCATCTTTCCTAATTTAGTGAAGTTTGTAGATATGACAAGAGACATCCATGAGCTTATTGTTCAAACCCACAGTTCGTATTCCTTAAAAGAGTATGAAATGATACAAGAAAGCAGACTTGTTGAATCATTACTTCGCGGAGAAGATGTTGCCACGTATCATCCGGTCTCACTGCATGCGAGGCCTTTAACCTATGGAGTATTAGCCCTATCCACTGATCAGTCCTTAGAACTTGAACATTTTGATCACATGCATGAACTGCACGCCATGATTCACTCTATATTTAAAAAATTTTTTTCTCACGTTATTCTATCCATTCAAAAAGAGCACGTCATTATTATCGTGGATCGTCATCATCACTTTCAAACATGGACAAACAGGATCGAACAATCGTGTCAATTACTTGCACACGATGTAGAAGATTCAGAGTGGGCACAAAAAAAGATGTTGGTGGGCGTCGGAACATTTGCAGCAAGTGCATATGAAATTACTAGGAGCTATACAACTGCTCTAGAAGCGTTAGCGATTCAAAGGAAGCTTGGTAGAACGAATCTTTTATTTTATGAACAAGCAGGAATCTATCGATATATATCAAAATTTACTGATAATCACCTATTATTGCAAATGGCGACTACAGATTTAGAGGCAATCGAGGAATACGATCGTAAAAATGAAGCCAATCTTCTCTTCACGCTTAAAATGTACTTAGATTGTGATCGTTCCAAGCAACAAACAGCCAATGCACTCTATATTCACCGTCAAACTCTTTACCACCGCTTGGAACATGTCAAACAATTACTAATTTGTGACCTAGAAGATCCGATTCAACGTCTCGCACTTCATGTTGCAATCTACACCAGGGAATTTCATATGATGTAG
- a CDS encoding aspartate aminotransferase family protein, with the protein MEKSLLDRKKQYIVPGVSTYYEEPIIMEHGSGCYLYDIDGREYLDFFGGILTVSVGHANSKVNTAIIEQLQKVTHLSTLYVHEAMVKLGERLAKVTPGDLEMSFFTSSGTEANETAIAMARMATGYYDVVALRHSYSGRSALAMALTGQSSWRMGLSGTPGIVHARNPYYYRSHSPLSMDEYADECARDLEETIVTSTSGRIAAVILEPIQGVGGFITLPDSYLQQVAAITHKYGGLLIVDEVQTGFGRTGKWFGIEHAGVIPDIMTFAKGMANGMPIGATIATRAVGEKYIGPTIATFGGNPVSMCAALATLDVIEQEGLVENAQNRGASLRQGLEALQKQYPVIGDVRGRGLMQAMEFVRTEKEPAPDLVAEFFEYTKERHLLIGKGGLYGNAIRIAPPLTVSEEQVQTALHIMGEALAKLYEQHEELRPSLVVSDAS; encoded by the coding sequence TTGGAAAAATCGTTACTCGATCGAAAAAAACAGTATATTGTTCCTGGTGTTTCTACTTATTATGAGGAACCAATTATCATGGAACATGGTAGCGGATGTTATTTGTACGATATCGATGGAAGAGAATATCTGGATTTTTTTGGTGGCATTCTCACGGTATCTGTTGGACACGCCAATAGCAAAGTCAATACAGCCATTATAGAACAACTACAAAAAGTTACCCATTTATCTACACTCTACGTACATGAAGCGATGGTGAAGTTGGGGGAGCGTTTAGCAAAAGTTACTCCTGGCGATTTAGAAATGAGCTTTTTCACCTCAAGTGGAACGGAAGCAAATGAAACGGCAATAGCGATGGCGCGGATGGCAACTGGTTATTACGATGTCGTGGCGCTTCGCCATAGCTATAGTGGACGATCTGCGCTTGCGATGGCTTTAACAGGGCAGTCTAGTTGGCGGATGGGGCTGTCTGGGACACCAGGAATCGTACATGCGCGCAACCCCTATTATTATCGCAGTCATTCGCCACTTAGTATGGATGAGTACGCGGATGAATGTGCGCGTGATCTAGAAGAAACGATTGTCACATCTACGTCCGGACGAATTGCTGCAGTGATCCTAGAACCTATTCAAGGTGTCGGTGGATTTATCACCCTACCAGATAGTTACCTTCAACAAGTAGCTGCAATCACTCACAAATACGGTGGGCTACTTATTGTAGATGAAGTACAGACGGGGTTTGGTCGCACAGGAAAATGGTTTGGCATTGAACATGCTGGAGTAATACCCGATATCATGACATTTGCAAAAGGCATGGCAAATGGCATGCCGATCGGTGCTACCATTGCTACGCGTGCTGTAGGGGAAAAGTATATAGGCCCAACGATTGCAACATTTGGTGGTAACCCTGTGAGTATGTGTGCAGCATTAGCTACTCTTGATGTGATAGAGCAAGAGGGGCTTGTAGAAAATGCACAAAACCGCGGTGCTAGTCTGCGGCAGGGACTAGAAGCATTACAAAAACAGTACCCTGTGATTGGTGATGTGCGCGGTCGTGGATTGATGCAAGCTATGGAATTTGTGCGCACGGAAAAGGAACCAGCGCCAGATCTAGTTGCTGAGTTTTTTGAATATACAAAAGAAAGGCATCTTCTCATTGGAAAGGGCGGACTCTATGGCAACGCCATCAGAATTGCACCTCCACTCACAGTAAGTGAGGAACAAGTGCAAACGGCACTTCACATCATGGGGGAAGCATTGGCGAAATTGTATGAGCAGCACGAAGAACTAAGACCTTCCTTGGTCGTTAGCGATGCAAGTTAA